From the genome of Henningerozyma blattae CBS 6284 chromosome 8, complete genome:
ACTACTAACTAAACCTAAAGAAGCTGATATGATGTCACCATCAGCAGATTCTATCCCACTTCCTACAAAGACAGCATTAGATATTAGAttagaaattcaaaaagtACGTGAATCTAGAGAAAGTATAAGATTAGATACAAACCCTAATTCCTTGCCAAGTGTATGTATGTACACTTTTCATAATACAAATCAAGATATGACTTCCCTGGAGTTTAGCGATGATTGTCGATTGGCTTCCACTGGTTTCCAAGACagttatattaaaatttggtCATTGGATGGTACTTCGTTAAATACTAAATTTACACAGGCAAATAAAGATAGAAATAGAATTACAATAACAGATAGATCATTAACACATATGGATAACGAATTATCTGCTACTTTAATTGGTCATAGTGGTACAGTTTATTCTACTAGTTTCAGTCCTGATAACAGATACTTGATTTCTGGGTCTGAAGATAAAACAGTAAGGTTATGGTCATTAGATACACATACAGCATTAGTAAGTTATAAGGGTCACAACCATCCAATTTGGGATGTTCAATTTTCACCATTGGGACATTATTTTGCTACAGCTTCTCATGATCAAACAGCTCGTCTATGGTCGTGTGATCATATCTTCCCATTGCGTATTTTTGCTGGCCATTTAAATGATGTTGATTGTGTTTCATTCCATCCAAATGGCTATTATGTATTTACAGGTAGTAGTGATAAGACATGTCGTATGTGGGATATTAGCACAGGTGATAGTGTAAGATTATTTTTGGGTCATACTTCTGCTGTGGTAAGTACTGCAGTTTCACCAGATGGTAGATGGCTAACTACTGGTAGTGATGATGGTACCATCAATGTATGGGATATTGGTAGTGGTAAGAgattaaaatcattaagAGGTCACGGTAAGAATGCagtttattctttaacTTATTCTAAAGAAGGTAACCTACTAGTTAGCAGCGGGGCAGATCAATCAGTAAGAGTATGGGATTTATTTAAACCAAGCGCTAATGCCAACAATAACCCTTCTTCAGGCACTACAAACTCTAATCCAACAACAGATGATAGTGAAGTAGTAGATGTTGATTGGTTTGATACCATGAGTACTAGTGTAAATCAAgatataaaagaatatgGCCGTAGAAGGACAGTGATACCTACTACCGATCTGTTAGCATCATTCTATACAAAGAAGACACCTATTTTCAAAGTTAAATTCACAAGAAGCAATTTAGTATTAGCTGGAGGAGCTTATTTAGAATGAGAAATAATGAAATCaacataaatatatttatacatatatatatattcatatgTATACCTGTACAACCatcatattatataatataattgtaactataaataaatgaacCTTTAACAAAAGTAATCAACAGAAGGTATATATTaagtttaataataatttttttgtttatacGATTATTTTACATCAAAGGAGGGTAACTTAAAATGCCATCTTTCTggttctttattttttttaactgcGGTTAAATAGCTAAGGAActataaataaaacaagaAGGGTAATAGTGATAACAATACCAAGAGATTACAAGACAGTTCACACCACGAACAAATACCTATGAACAGTATTTATTACATCTCTCATAcgttaaaaaattcaatatcacGATGAATACAACACAATCGAGCCAAGATTCCGATAACTCTTTAAAGAAGCAACTCAGTATGGAAGAAGATTATGAAGAGTTTGCAGAAGAGGCACGCCAAGCTCAATTATATGGCACTATTCCACGTACTATACCCAATAATGATCCATATTCTCGAGTGCTGAAGAAAAACTCCAGCGGCAACAAATCAGGCTCAAAATCTAAAAGAAAATCcaacaagaaaaatgaaGGCCCATCTGCCGATCAAGCTAATTATGCGAGCGAGATAGAAAATGACAATACATCATTGGATGACAATTCAAGCCCTAGAGTATTAAGCAGTCAACATAACGTTGACAGTCAAGACAGATTATGGAGTGAAATCGATGTTTTAGACGACGTCAAACGCTTGGCGGCACAGACTAGCGCTGGTACCACCAACACTTTCCCAGGAGAACTAGAACCACAATTAATTCGTCTAAGAGAAGCGCATACTAATCTTTTAAAGACAATGAGAGACCATCATAATGAATTGGTAGAGCGTGCAACACAAGCTGAACGTAGCAATGGTAGTGCACCTGAAAATGCATCTCCTACTATTACAGGGATAGCTACTGGAGGTACAAGTGTTGTTCATTCTGGAGCAGCAGCTGGCCCTGCTGTAACCGCCAGTGAGGACCGTTATATTGAAGAGCTCATCAGTATCATTAGAGAACTCCGAGGTTAAGGTTGAAAAGTTTCAGTCACGTGTGGTAGAGGATGCCAGGTGTACGGGTGATGGAAACAGCTTGTCTTGCCCAAACCGGAATTTcggtgaaaaaaaaatatacaacaTTGTGAAGAAATATACTGGATATACAATGGTGGTATGTTGTAAAGATTTCGGCAGCTTCTCAGCAGATGTTTCATCATAATAGTAGAAACTACAGTCAGCCTTACTAACCGAAAAAATATCGATGCATATCGAGAAAGAAAGGCCTAGGATTAGTGACTACTGCAAGAGGAACAGAGGTTATGCTTACACCCCTACAGGTTTAAGTAGCGTTCTTCAACACCTACAAACACGTACCTAATACGCGAATTTTCAGTTGAACTTTTTTTAtggattattaattgtcACAAACCCGGGTGCTATTGTATAATGGCGTGGACGGCATTTGACATTTCGTCAGATGCATGGAGATGTGGGTTTCATTTTCTGCTTCTAGTAAGTGGGTATATTTATTGtgttgatatttatttacactCCCACATTCATTTTAGCTAATTTTGTGGAATTCATGAAGtgtgtttgttttttaccATTAATGCCTCTTCCCCCGACAATtatatgattttatttaatgtgCTTTAAAACTTCGAGagttttcaattaaatgtCTCGATAGTCTTTCTCTTTGACTTTTCTTTACTATGGGATTCattgtttttaaatcatcttGTTTAACTTTTATATCTTGaccttatttttttaactaaGTCCTCTGACTGTTAATCTTTTCATTAGCATATCAAGAACTAAAACCAAAAAATGGCTTCTCAAAACACTTTCTCTGACTTCAAATTGGCTACTGAATTGCCAGCTTGGAAGAAATTACAAGCTTTGTACGATGCTTCTGGTAAGAATATCTCTGTCAAGCAAGAATTCGCCAAGGATGCTAAAcgttttgaaaaattctctCACACTTTCACTAACTTCGATGGTTCCAAGATCTTATTTGATTTCTCCAAGAATTTAGTTAACGATGAAGTTAAGGCTgctttaattgaattggCCAAGGAAGCTAAAGTCACTGGTTTAAGGGATGCTATGTTCAAGGGTGATCACATTAACTACACTGAAGACCGTGCTGTTTACCATGTTGCTTTAAGAAACAGAGCTAACAAGCCAATGTATGTTGACGGTAAGAACGTTGCTCCAGAAGTCGATGCTGTCTTGAAGCACATGAAGGAATTCTCTGAAGAAGTCCGTTCTGGTGCTTGGAAAGGTTACACCGGTAAGAAGATCACTGATGTTATTAACATCGGTATTGGTGGTTCCGATTTAGGTCCAGTTATGGTCACTGAAGCTTTGAAACATTACGCTACTGACATCAAAGTTCATTTTGTTTCTAACATCGATGGTACTCACATTGCTGAAACTTTAAAGGTTGTCGACCCAGAAACCACCTTGTTCTTGATTGCTTCTAAGACATTCACCACTGCTGAAACTATTACCAATGCTACTTCTGCTAAGAACTGGTTCTTGTCCAAGACTGGTAACAACCCAGCTCACATTGCTAAGCATTTCGCTGCTTTATCTACCAACGAAAAGGCTGTTGGTGAATTTGGTATTGACACTAAAAATATGTTCGGTTTCGACTCTTGGGTTGGTGGTCGTTACTCTGTTTGGTCTTCTATTGGTTTATCTGTTGCCTTATATATTGGCTACGATAGATTCGAAGAATTCTTAAAGGGTGCTGAAGCCGTTGACAAGCATTTCACTGAAACTCCATTAGAAGAAAACATTCCATTATTGGGTGGTTTATTATCCGTCTGGTACAACAATTTCTTCGATGCTCAAACTCATTTAGTTGCTCCATTCGACCAATACTTACACAGATTCCCAGCTTACTTACAACAATTATCCATGGAATCTAACGGTAAATCTGTTACCCGTGGTAATGTTTTCGCTAACTACTCTACTGGTTCTATCTTATTCGGTGAACCAGCTACCAACGCTCAACACTCTTTCTTCCAATTGGTTCACCAAGGTACCAAGATCATTCCATCCGATTTCATCTTAGCTGCTCAATCCCATAACCCAATTGAATCCAAATTACACCAAAAGATGTTGGCTTCCAACTTCTTTGCTCAAGCTGAAGCTTTAATGGTCGGTAAGGATGCTGCTCAAGTCGAAGCTGAAGGTGCTACTGGTGGTTTAGTTCCACACAAGATCTTCTCTGGTAACAGGCCAACTACTTCAATCTTGGCTCAAAAGATCACTCCAGCTACTTTGGGTTCTTTGATTGCTTACTACGAACACGTTACCTTCACTGAAGGTGCTATCTGGAACATCAACTCCTTCGACCAATGGGGTGTTGAATTAGGTAAGGTCTTAGCCAAGGTTATCGGTAAGGAATTAGAAGGTTCTGAAATCGTCAAGGCTCATGATGAATCTACCAACGGTTTAATCAACCAATTCAAACAATGGATGTAAAAAGAGCcatcattaaatatttgatatgctactatatataattttttcttatacaTCCCATTGCTTACGTATGATATatatgattttaatttaacttTTAACCTATATGTTTTTatgaattttgatttactctaatttaaatctcgcttatgattatatcacGATGATTCGctcaaaaaataaaacttatttttttgaaaaaaagattaactAAAGATAGACCAACCATACATAATAATCCATTCATTAATATGGAGATTGAAAATTCTACTTCCATTTCCAACGACTTACAACAACGATATTCtcattggaaaaaaaatactaaattactatatgattatttaaatacaaattcTAACAAATGGCCATCGTTAACGTGCCAATTCTTCCctgatattgataaatcCAATGACACACATCGTTTGTTATTGTCTACTTTTACCTCATCACAAATACCTGATGATGAaagtatttatatttctcATATCTCTACATTAAACCATTTAGATTGGTCATcgttaaataattttgatatgGATGAAATGGAATTCAAACCTGATAATCGAATCAAATTCCCATccaagaatttaataactGATATAAGTATTACATTTCCTGAAGGAGATTGTAATAAAGCTCGATATATGCCTCAAAATCCCGATATCATTGGTTGTGCATCATCTAACGggtgtatatatatatttgatcGGACCAAGAGAGGTTCTAAATTATCCACTACTACATCAGCAAGATTTAGCAGTGGCAGTAAAGCTTATGAGGCTAAATTGGCAAAACAACGCAAATTTGTTATAGAAGATGGGACAAAAAACGATGAATTCGAATGTCTATCAATAGCATGGAATCCACAGCAAGAGGgtcaattattatcatgTGAAAGCAATGGTAATATTCATCTTTGGgattttcaaaaagaattttctaGTAAGAATAGAGAGATCAATAATACAATTTGGGATACAAATTTTGATGATCTCGGATGTAATGAAGTAACATGGATGAATGGACATAATTCTATCTTTGCCACTTGTggtgaaaataataagatgGCTGTATTTGATACTAGGAAAGAGGGTATTGTTAATAGTATTGAACAAGGGAATCACAATGGTGGTATAAATTCGtgcaaattcaattatGAAAATGCGATGCTATTAGCTTCGGGGGACTCTAATGGTATAATTAATCTTTGGGATATTCGAAAGCTAAATAAACCTATAAGGAATTTATATCATGGATCATCTATTTCTACTATTGAATGGAGTCCGTTAATGAATGAAATGATCGCTTCAGGTGGACAAGAAGATGGATTAGTCAAATTATGGGATATTAGCAATGAAGAAGAACCTATATTTATCCATGGGGGACATATGTTGGGCATTAATGATTTATCTTGGGATTTGCATGATCCATGGTTATTATGTAGTGTTGGTAGTGATAATTCTATACAAATTTGGAAACCTGCCAAACATTTAGTAGAGACTAAATTGTAACGATAATGGGAGTATTTTGGatatttctaatgaatATGAAGATGTAACATCGTAATGTTAAATCGTTAAATTTTACACAAACTTTAACCAAATTTACGCAAATGTTGATGAGATTATTGATGCCCTAATTTTTGtcatattaaattcttcattctttaaatttgcAATAAGATAGAATAGGTATGAATAAGCTGTACTTAAGGTGATTATAAATTGACAAGAAGATCACCTAACTTTTCAATAACGGGCTTGATTTTTGAATGTATATTATATAGAAACATTAAGTTTTTTAGTAAtatctttcttttcaataGACAAAATAAGCATAAGAAATCCCTATCATCAAATTGGAAGCAAAATTGTAATTGCATCTATTGGTAGATGTTCCTTGAGTATAgacaataatttttttatactaATTTAACAATAGTTAGTGACGGGTATCAGGAATGGCATTCTTCTCTACAATTATAAAAGATCAACGGACTATACTTTTagatattgatttaaaaattagaaaattaactaccaacaaaatatttgtttttaatgGATCAAACTTATTTACACTGAGATTCAAGATATTCTTgtttagaattaaaatatttttttttctttctttgggtattcaaataactcttcaaattttattccATTAAAAA
Proteins encoded in this window:
- the TAF5 gene encoding chromatin modification protein (similar to Saccharomyces cerevisiae TAF5 (YBR198C); ancestral locus Anc_8.544) codes for the protein MSQDPSQSAKPNVADTKNAKQANGTSQSSGTPSRPSTGQSKLNGPFSASDLNRIVLEYLNKKGYHRTEAMLRAESGRTLTPQNKNSPASPKSGTLPEPSTTPATAEKHVRPVSNPVPAKRNSDGEIISYENLQNATSPESCIRAYSILKNWVDSSLEIYRSELTYIMYPIFIYMFLTLVAKNPVHARRFFDKYSVDYRVYHGSEINRLFSVNSIDHIKENELASSFQNNKYRVTMSRTTLNLVLYFLNENESVGGSLIISLINQHLEPNVVDTVTSRDKLGDGIKHSTEPGSGTTIDSSINSAPVKLGPFPKEEEFKKEVETELKIKDEQERNQLQKEAGNSEEVEYKKSLVQEYKEMNNEVKKSDTNRDGSNRDEATTNDKDDVNLDDRTSLLTKPKEADMMSPSADSIPLPTKTALDIRLEIQKVRESRESIRLDTNPNSLPSVCMYTFHNTNQDMTSLEFSDDCRLASTGFQDSYIKIWSLDGTSLNTKFTQANKDRNRITITDRSLTHMDNELSATLIGHSGTVYSTSFSPDNRYLISGSEDKTVRLWSLDTHTALVSYKGHNHPIWDVQFSPLGHYFATASHDQTARLWSCDHIFPLRIFAGHLNDVDCVSFHPNGYYVFTGSSDKTCRMWDISTGDSVRLFLGHTSAVVSTAVSPDGRWLTTGSDDGTINVWDIGSGKRLKSLRGHGKNAVYSLTYSKEGNLLVSSGADQSVRVWDLFKPSANANNNPSSGTTNSNPTTDDSEVVDVDWFDTMSTSVNQDIKEYGRRRTVIPTTDLLASFYTKKTPIFKVKFTRSNLVLAGGAYLE
- the TBLA0H03630 gene encoding DUF5315 domain-containing protein (similar to Saccharomyces cerevisiae YBR197C and YPL077C; ancestral locus Anc_8.546); this encodes MNTTQSSQDSDNSLKKQLSMEEDYEEFAEEARQAQLYGTIPRTIPNNDPYSRVLKKNSSGNKSGSKSKRKSNKKNEGPSADQANYASEIENDNTSLDDNSSPRVLSSQHNVDSQDRLWSEIDVLDDVKRLAAQTSAGTTNTFPGELEPQLIRLREAHTNLLKTMRDHHNELVERATQAERSNGSAPENASPTITGIATGGTSVVHSGAAAGPAVTASEDRYIEELISIIRELRG
- the PGI1 gene encoding glucose-6-phosphate isomerase (similar to Saccharomyces cerevisiae PGI1 (YBR196C); ancestral locus Anc_8.547), which codes for MASQNTFSDFKLATELPAWKKLQALYDASGKNISVKQEFAKDAKRFEKFSHTFTNFDGSKILFDFSKNLVNDEVKAALIELAKEAKVTGLRDAMFKGDHINYTEDRAVYHVALRNRANKPMYVDGKNVAPEVDAVLKHMKEFSEEVRSGAWKGYTGKKITDVINIGIGGSDLGPVMVTEALKHYATDIKVHFVSNIDGTHIAETLKVVDPETTLFLIASKTFTTAETITNATSAKNWFLSKTGNNPAHIAKHFAALSTNEKAVGEFGIDTKNMFGFDSWVGGRYSVWSSIGLSVALYIGYDRFEEFLKGAEAVDKHFTETPLEENIPLLGGLLSVWYNNFFDAQTHLVAPFDQYLHRFPAYLQQLSMESNGKSVTRGNVFANYSTGSILFGEPATNAQHSFFQLVHQGTKIIPSDFILAAQSHNPIESKLHQKMLASNFFAQAEALMVGKDAAQVEAEGATGGLVPHKIFSGNRPTTSILAQKITPATLGSLIAYYEHVTFTEGAIWNINSFDQWGVELGKVLAKVIGKELEGSEIVKAHDESTNGLINQFKQWM
- the MSI1 gene encoding Msi1p (similar to Saccharomyces cerevisiae MSI1 (YBR195C); ancestral locus Anc_8.548), translated to MEIENSTSISNDLQQRYSHWKKNTKLLYDYLNTNSNKWPSLTCQFFPDIDKSNDTHRLLLSTFTSSQIPDDESIYISHISTLNHLDWSSLNNFDMDEMEFKPDNRIKFPSKNLITDISITFPEGDCNKARYMPQNPDIIGCASSNGCIYIFDRTKRGSKLSTTTSARFSSGSKAYEAKLAKQRKFVIEDGTKNDEFECLSIAWNPQQEGQLLSCESNGNIHLWDFQKEFSSKNREINNTIWDTNFDDLGCNEVTWMNGHNSIFATCGENNKMAVFDTRKEGIVNSIEQGNHNGGINSCKFNYENAMLLASGDSNGIINLWDIRKLNKPIRNLYHGSSISTIEWSPLMNEMIASGGQEDGLVKLWDISNEEEPIFIHGGHMLGINDLSWDLHDPWLLCSVGSDNSIQIWKPAKHLVETKL